The Hermetia illucens chromosome 2, iHerIll2.2.curated.20191125, whole genome shotgun sequence genomic interval CAATTTTCCCTCGATTTAAGTAGCTCTTCGCCTCACTAGCACTCCCGTATATTCTGAAGATCACCCCGCTTGACGGTATCTGTATGCTCAGATGCAGGAAGACTCAtggggatgccgttgggcaagtTCTCTTTGCCTCACAGATACACACGCAGgctagtctttgaagtttgtgtaactacCTGGTTGTTATGCTGCGTTCCGCTCTGTCTGGGTAGGCTATCGCCTCATAAGTAATCATATGCCTTACTATTacagtgtatatccagtgcagcatttttAGGGTAAATCCTCATTTTTCCCTTCTGCGGACCTACAACTCATCAAAGCCCTTGTGGTTTTCTTACATATgttgtcttccagagtagttttttgtCTAGTatgattctcaaatatttgacctctattaCTCGCTTTCTCTCCAggccatgtaatctaatgggTCTCAGATCTCTCGCTTTCTACGGAATGGTACTATTTGGTCTCGGTTGCAATTGTCTGCAAGTCGTGTTCGTTGCACCAGTTGCTAGTGATTCGCAGTCTGAATGGGATTTTATCACATATGGTATTCTCATATTTGTCCttatagattaaaacaatatcatcagcgtaaccctggacctgtattccaatgTTTGTTAGCTTTACTAGGAGTTCATCAGcaatcatgctccatattaatGGCAATAATACCGCACTTGGTGGACAAACTTGAGTTGTGTTCATGCCAATAGAAtgtgtacctgtcggtacttctatttaccTAATTTCTAATGTTCGCCCCATCCAGAAGGTTAGGGTGTTACCGACTCCCTTGCGGACTAGGGAATCTCATATCTCTGTTTACGATGTGTTATCGAGCGCTCCTTTGAAGTTCAAAaccgcacacagtgctatttcttttatttgcatGGCATTCCGTACTACACCCGTTAGCTGATACACGGCactttcagttgaccgtcctgctcgGTAAGCGCTCTGCCGTGGATATAGAGGAATGCGCAATAGAACACTGGGTCTAATATTTGTTGTTTATGATTTTCTCCACCGTTCTAAGAACGAACAATgccaggcagattggtctggaagatttagggtgaaaacccGCTTTCGGAGTAAAACCACTCTTGCATGTTTTCATGCCTTTAATATTTATTCCAAGGTTATCCGCCTCTAACTTCGGAAAGATCCGAAGATAATTTCAAGGACTCACTGGAGTagtgctgaggaaatgccatctactctgggtggtttcagtggtttaaaagtttgaACTTTTCACCTTACTCTAGCTTCTGAAAATACCTCGTctgctagtttccaattcaatCGTACCATTTCTGTTCGTGGTTGTTGTATTAGGTAGAATAATATTACCGTTCGCCGTAGGGTAGGACCctgggaaatgaattctgagaTGCAGATATATCCTGTATATCTTATCATTGTCGGTAAATGTCCGATTCTCCCTCTTCAGATAGAGAGAAGGTATTACTTTGTCTTCCGCTACAACTTTATAAGGAATGGACACATCTGTAGTTTGTTCGATCGTCTTccagaatttcctgaagctgcttcgttttgtttccctgattGCGTTGCTATACACAGTCAGTGCTCCTTTGTACCTCTGACAATCCCCAGTTTGTTTCCCCCGGTTAAAAATTCCTTTCATATTTTGGATTGGTTCCTGTTTTACCGGTGATTCGACCTTCTTTCGAGTTGCTTCCAATGtccaatctgattattctgtgatctggCTCATCCGATACCCTCCGACGCTTGACCAAACCGCTCATCAGAGTGTTTCCTAAATAacgtatttctaacttattactgaggACGAACTCAAGAAAGTACTCCCCTTTTCGATTACTGTCGCTGCTTTTCTATACGTCATGCCGGGTGTTGACATCGCAGCTGAGAAGAAATAGTAGTGCCTTCCACTCCCAGAACTTCGTCAATATAATGACTAACTCTGTTTCAACCCGCGTATCGTCTTCTGGAATGCGTACATATATGTGTGCGCACCAGTGAGGCTTCTACACACACATTGAGACCCCTTTGAACTCCACCTATTTCTGACAAAAGTCTGTggccgtaaaccgattttaacaaggattTGGTTTACataaaaaccttaaaacaaatcgggaaaccggaagctgggcgcttcaggtatgaaaggttttgtttgcttcttgtgtgagtatatttgagtgtagaactatcccatttgtacgtagcccgttaagaatatgcatttagcatgtcagatttagtactttgggttgtaaatttacacattGAAGAcacctttgagctactgtaactttgttactaatggtatgattttgatcaaacttggagataatatacttcatattatattctatactactaccaacctttataactctgagataaatttaagggggtttttactcaattttcccaaaaatatggtaatatactattattaacttaatttgaacagatatcgatatgcagagtattttgaggcctgggtaccatatagaggcagctacatgatttttttcagatttttcggttgagtagtttctgagaatggggccGTTGAAGAAATCAGCAGTTTCCACCCctctcactccccgcctttttaacaaatctcaaaacgatcccccctaaatctcaacgtgggaggatatcactcactgcatgtgtgggggTCAACAggccccaccttctcaccaaatttcgtgtcaattggtatagacgtttctgagaaaagtgtctgtggtagacagactgacagacggacagacagacagacattgacccGATTTTAACCTTCATCCGTCCCTCGTATCAATTTGATACGAATCGCTACTTTCACGTTCTGTATTTTGtagtaatattaatattttgaccTGCTTTTTTGGCccaaggaatatttttatgaaattcattagATAATACATTAGATAATACATTttccgagaattcacttgcaaagattggtctgaacatcgaagtcgatggtaaacgaccaaaaggcagacctaagcaacggtggcttgatacgctggatggagatttgaaagcctcgagattgcacccagatcaggcattcgatagagccaaatggcgaagccgatcacgacgagccgaccccgcttgtgaacgggacaaaggctgaagaaaaagaaagaaaagattaGATAAtacatttccttcttttctatttttcacccaattggcacaataaaaaaagtcaCGTAAAAGCTCCTCGCGTATCAAATTGATACTACGTAATGTTATGTGTTCGGAACAGAGGTACAGTACCGACATTTGTTTTCTTGTAGCTATCTTGTAGCTAATTTATATGGATCTCGAAAATACAAGGAACTTTGGTTACCAGTTGATATTGCTTCTTTGCGCGCCTATTATGGTTTGCTAATATTAGCTGGCGTGTACAGATCGCATGGGCAATGTATAAATGAATTGTGGGATGACCAAACAGGACCACCAATCTTCCGCGCCACAAtgactttgaaaaaattcaaactaaTAAATGAATGCATTCGTTTCGATGACAAAGAACAGAGAAAGGGAATTCGATCAAGAGATAAATTGGCACCAATACGAAACGTTTACGACAAATGGGTGAATCGATTGAAAATGTGTTACACTGTTGGAAAAAACGTTACAGTAGATGAACAACTTGTACCATTTCGCGGTCGCTGCCCATTTACACAATATATACCATCAAAACCGCATAAATACGGTATCAAAATATGGTGTTTGTGCGATGCAAGTACATATTATGCTTGGAATCTTGAAGTATATACGGGTCGCGATCGAAATTGTAAAGCAGAAGTAAATCAAGGCCAAAGAGTTGTTCTGACTCTAAGCAATCAACTGAGTTGTCGTAACATCACaacagataatttttttacttcaCGGCAGTTGGCCctagaattgaaaaagaaacaaaacaagttGATTGGAACGatcagaaaaaatcgaaaagaaattccaccattgctgctgcaaatgaaaaacaaaccagTATATCATTCCGAATTTGTGTTCGATCATGATTTGCGCAGCACAATGGTCTCTTACGTACCAAAAAAGAATCGTTTTGTCACTCTATTTAGTACACTTCATGACCAGAAAAGTGTGGCTAACGACGAACAAAAAAAGCCGGAAATTATTCGATTCTATAATGCGACGAAAGGTGATGTTGATTCTCTAGATAAACTCGTAGGCACTTATCGCTGCAAACGCAAGGTGAATCGTTGGCCATTAGCCCTTTTCTGTAACATCCTTGATACTTCAGCATACAACAGTTTCGTAATATTTATTCATCTCAACGCAGATTggaaatatgagaaaaaaaagtatCGCCCTCGCTTGTACTTAGTGGAGCTCGGAAAGCAATtagttacaccatatattgcgaACAGAAAAACTCGTCCTCGAACACCAAATGCAAATGCTGTTATAGAtgaaattcagaatatttcatcaagatcatcatcaccaacgacaTCAACATCAGCAGCGCCAACATCAACGACAAACGCATCGCGAAAATCGAATTTACCAAATTCTCAAAAACTCACGCATGCTCCGTCAGCAGGAAAACGAAGTCGTTGTGCACATTGCgaatataaaaacaacaaaaatttatgCAGCAATCGCTGTGATAAGTGTATAACTTATGTTTGCAATGCACATCATTTCAAACTATGCACAAACTGCATTGATAAACtataatttaattcattttttcattttttacatttcgggattgaaagttttttgcgaaaatcgactttttttttaataaatacttatgaacagaattcaattttttttaaataaaatattttcgaaatattttattatttattttatttttccaaataaaaataaataaaaatgcttGAAACACGTCTACTTTCTATGGGGTATCAATTTGATACGCGAGGAACTTTAATGTGTGGGGAAATGAGGGACGGATGAAGGttaataaggttgtgttttgtcaactaaaccttaaaaacgaaaataCATTTTTAACGTAGATTTTTAGGGTTGACAATACATGTCCTCACTCCTATGCCACACTAATTGAAATGTAACAATTGTTGCCGTGCAAACATTCTTCGCAAAGTATTAAATGCAATGTCTCAGAAAAGTGTAGCCCCAAGTCAGGATTGGAAATGGATAGTCCTACATGCTCATGTGTGTATTCCTTAGATCCACTCTTAAGTTTATTAGTGTAAACTTCTCGAAAATTATAATAGTAAACAATAGAATTCTAACAAAATCTTTAGAAGAGCTCTTGGGTTTAGATGTCACTTCCGTTACAGCTGGTAAATGCTAGAATTGATTTTTTCACAAAAGCCTGGATTATTCCCACCGTCGTCAACAAAACCATAGAAAATGCTGGCATACATTCCCAAGCAGGAATACATTCCCCTGGAGAAATGGGAATCATATCTCAATTTTACCGTTGAGAATATTACTGTTACAGTTTTGCTGAAACCTGATGAATGGTCTTGGAAACAAAATCGTTCCGCTCAGGGGCACGGAGGAATGAAAgattaaaaaattaatcaatcTGATGGACAAAAATCGCAGTGGAGCCCGATCAAATTGATATCAACTCATTGAATTACTCTCCTTACCTGTTTTCCTCAGCAACCGATTAAGGTATGTTTTCTGCAGATTGCAGTGGAAAGACAAAGTGCCGGTTTCAGTGTGCGTTCGCATGGCAGCAGAAGGAAGTTTTATGCAATTGTTCTGATATCTGATTGCAACTCAAACTGAAACATTACAGGCTCATGAGAGAGATTCATTTTTTACGGTGATCCTGGATAAGCATTGACAGCCGTAGGGCTGTTCCGTGTATTGTAATCGTTATTGAATTTTcgcattttagatttgatacaaGCACAGCACTCGGTACTGGAAAGCTGGGTTTAGGGCTAAAGTGGAAGGAGCAATGGAGCTATCATGGCTTATTGGAAGAAACTAAAAAGTATTAAACTTGATATTCGAATCTAAAGTctcattttgttgaaaacagaCGCTTGTAAGAAATGCAACATTTATTCAAAGCAAGTCCAGGTAGGCATTAACATCTTCGAACATATCGAAGTGAGCGCACATGCCACGAAAGATAAACGAACCCAAATATCCGCTACTCTGAAGTCCGTCTGTTCATCTGTTCATAGGTACATACCTTCAGATTAAGGTGGAGAATTTCCCAGCCGAGCAGGAGTTCCCTTCTATAGGAAATGTgaattttgtattttcgtgGTTAACGTTATGCATGTGCAACGCAAACGCAATTTATGAAGGGCATTAGAGGTGCCATTTGACAGAGTCTGACCTTTTTGTGAGCATCAACTTGATGAGATTTATGTAAGTTGGTTATGTACAACTTGAATTTCATTTTGCACACCTTAAGGGCATGTGGGCTGAACCCTATTACCTCATAAATCTCGGTTACAAGGAATCTTTTCTTCTCCATGTCGTCGAAATGCCTTTCGGAATTAGCAATGGTTAACCTTACGTTAGCACGTTTCGTTAGCAGTGCTGAAAGGTTAACATGCGAATTATACTTTTCTGTAAGATTCAAATTTATGTAATTTTCTGAAATATTTGTTGTTTGTTAGCACAGTTAAGCATTTCTAGGCAATTTCGTAATTTACTAAAAGAGCAGATATACTTCGATCTTTAGTTTTAGTTACGAGTACTGAGAGCCGTAGCCTGATATCATGGGTCATATTTAATTCggataattattaatttttaattcctTACTTGAAGCTGTAAACTCTAATTTAGTAATTcaataaaacagaaaaagtCCAAGAAAACTTAAAAAGGCGTTTGACAACCACCAGAATATCTGATGGGGTCCTGGGTTATTTAGCACACAATATTCAATTCCTACCTCTTTAGACAGGAAGGAGACTGAAATGAAGCTGCATTGGAAAAACGCCGAAGAAGCATTCCAGAGTATGAACAacggtacctcgaatataaacaggcacgaaaaaaattgcagtgggccatcacgaaaagtaaaaattattgcttcaagtgactctgtgatgaggcagactcgGATCCATGGCGTCCGTTATgtcagcaataaaaggcaaaaggtctcCTCCTATTATGTGGgagatagttttgacattgtttccccaacatccggaaacaatcttctCAATGAGaccaatgagcgccgaagacatacctccagtaaccacagaccaAGTTTTGGAtgcagtgaaaagggtccgggaTGCTGCAGCCTCCGGCATTGACCGAATGGCAACAAGCATGTTTgcacgggtatttacagactgcctaaaaaAAGGGTCTGCTTCTCCGTAGAgtgaaaaatacaaaagcttgtattaaTCCCGAAGCCTGGTGAGCCGATAGGTGGATCAACATCCTATAgatctatctgtcttctgaatacaatacgCAAGCTTCTCGAGCGGGTAATatataaccggctatatccattaattgatactggcggttatttatcaaataggcagACTCAGTCAGccgttgatgctaccaaacaaatttttgaactagccagaaaagcctacgacgaaggaaaatactgtgcactggtgactcttgacatcaagaaagtgttcaattctgccagatggaaccatatcatcgaagcgctcatctgggcacaaacgccaaaatatatattaaatatagtcTTCGATTACTTTCGACAGCGGAAGCTATTTTATGATACGGATAAAGGGTCGAAGATGTgtgtaataacggcaggagttccataggggtctgttctgggctCTCTGCTATGGAaattaatgtataatggcgttttacggcttaCAGCAAGCaaacaagccgttgtcgtcggatttgcagatgacgttggagtggtcataacatccaaaaATGCGACGAAGTgcagatatatgcgaacgagactatacggacgatcaagttTTGGCTTAAAGACCGCGGGCCTGAGCTTGCCAAACACAAGAaggagttggtgctctttacaaagcggcggaaacagaaaactgttgaaatttgcaccGGGGCGCATGTTGTTtgctctcagccatcgctaaattacctgggagtaacattcgactcccagttgagctttaaaccccacttaaatcttactgggcagaaagcggcgactatcagctcaacactagCAAGGATGtttccaaatgtaggcggcccgaagcacagtcgacgattactcttattGCGAGTCTTCAGCTCTGTATTTtgatacgcggcaccagtgggGGTGTTAGGGGttagggggttttcctgtcccTCCTCTAATACACATTAATTAGTGTTTATTgtctacttcttcttcttttctttaacctttgtccAGTCCCCAAGCGGCATTCGCGATCGGTTGCGTAATTGTGTTTTATCAAAGGCATGATTTGGATCCATTAGCGAGAttttcaagccaccgttgtttcggcttcccttttggtcgcttaacaTCATCtttgatgctcagaccaatcttgcccaGTGAATtggcgcgaattatgtgaccacaccatcgaatacgcctctctcgcaactttcccacaatcggttcaaccccatattCATTGCGgaaatcttcatttcggatgtgatcaaggcgtgtcacgtCCAACGAAACATATAATATTTATCTCCATTACCACGAGACCCCTTTCGTTGTTTTTAATAGTGGGTCAAAACTCAGAACTGCTGCAGGCGACAGGGCGaacggcattgcggtaaattttagatttgagacgtttattgatatgtcgatcacatagaatgccaattgtggaacgccacttcattcaggttgccctaatgtgtgaagcaatttcatgatgcagttccccattggctgatagcattcctccgagatatttaaagcaCTCAGtcctgggcagatcattgccatTGACAGTAATAGCGGTTGTACCAGGTGAGATCGTGTACCAGgtggtcaaacgttttctccagATCCGTTCAGTTAGTAGTTCGGCAGATCTTGACAAACACGGTTTGATTTACAGTTATTCGAACCCTTTCGCGAATGCAGTTATCAAAAAAACGTTCCAAAGTTTTCATAGTATGGGACTGCGACTGGataggacggtaatttaaacattacGCtgagctacctttctttttccattttggacctgtggtactttcttgtcaataAGATGGTATTCtagcttcctcaataacccgattgaagaatttactgaggcataatgttgggtcccagctctttgctatCACAaactcagatgtgatgtcgttaGGTCGTTAGGTGTTTCTTCGAGTTcagttttacgtgggtacctgtctcgtagacttaatcccacggtcttctttaggcacgaattgattttgtaaccacaataAGAGCCTcgccgcagcaagctacgatggtatcagtctataccgagtgcatggctcagcattcacactGCTGGAtgtaagacctacctaaatctctaccgaactaaggagtacggttcccgtgttgaaacgcaacaccacgctgagacccgaaggtttctgttcgcttgaacgcaaccactaCCTCCATAAAACTCCCACCAGAGGGCCAAACGCAAACAACCAAGCTGAACACAcgtacaacaggagttcacctgaagtatgtggatccaggggctatcccagttcccatggtaccagtatacccctggtaaggtttcgtgactattgccacttcagatgagtccccgtggtctgatcgccctaatttgGCCTTTGGTGCATTCaccggcaagccaatgtgatacagcgtcccCTGGTGCCACCATtatagaggttctcctcggctacttaGTTTTGGTTCGGCAGACAGGGGGGGCGGCAACCTCCCCcctcctccccgccacctctgaacacCAGTGATGTTGACAAGTGAAATTggttcaaatgtcggcaattcTTATAGAAGTGGGAGATGAACGAATTCTTTCATTGAaacctgctcgaaatattctctccATCTATCCTTCGGGGCTTGCCTTTCTGGAAACAAATTACCCAAACCGTTTTCCACCATGGCACCtattgccgtctgccttttcatctaCACAACCCAGTCGAAAAaatgtggtttcgagaaaaaacgcGTGCTTTTTCATTTGCTGTAGTGTCAATACTTTCATTTTCGATTTAAATTTTTCTGAAAACCGTCACATAGAAAAACCGCTTTAACATCATACATTCCACATCGTCAACTTGACGTAATTGTTCATAGAATGCATCTTTCTCCTCTGTATTGAAAATCTCATTGATGGGTGGCACTGTGCAGTTGTTATGCTCCTTAACTCTTAGATCCCTCGGTGGGGTCAATCAGATTCTAGCATACGAGCCAGAAGCTAGTGTATTCAGCACTTGGCGTATCAGCCATAAAAGAATTCATCCATCATACATTTATTACGAAAGTATTCAAAATTGAAAACTGAGGAGCCATTCCACTAGAAGCGAAgcattttttttgggaattcttCCATTCGAGGCCAATCTACACATATCAAAATGTACCTCTCAAGAATTCGCTAATATAAAGTGGTTCCTTGTGTAGAAGGTTTTGATTTGTAATTTCGCGTAAAAAGATGTGTTGTGACAAATTTATTCCTTTTTCAGTTCTGAATTTATCGTCAGCTTGATCATGATTTCATGTTAATGCAGAAAAAACGGTAGTTGCATTTGTCGCTAGAGAAATGTTGTGTgttttactgtctatctgtctgtctgtccgctaGTCACCCGCATTTTTCTCATAGACGGTTATAGCcactgacacaaaatttggtggaaaggtgagagctgtgaacgttcacgcatacagtgagttacattcttttacgacaAATTTAAGTTGAGTCCGCACACATGCAAAAGCGAGGTAtacttttttttcactaaatatagtcatttggggtatcaaataaaaggtctcaatcagTATTTTCCGAACTctctcttaattttgacatttattgaaaatgtggggagtgcggtgCGCAGAAAGTCATCATTTCGTTagcggacctattctcagaaactacccagccgaaaaatctgaaaaaaaatcaaaaggctgcgactatatggcgcctaggctccgaaataccctccataccgaaatctgttcaaataaagttaataatatgatcttcctttttcttcagcctttgtcccattcataagtggggtcggctcgaaagttaataatatgatattactataatttccagtaattgactgcaaaaccctcctCAAGTTgctgcaatgtaggctacaacatTGAGCATGCCAAGCTTGGtggattattaacaaagctataataggtcaaagttgtcacttctttacaaattgaagattttgaatgtcaatgtcacccgaaagtggatattctcacataatatatgcatatattacgtgctacgtactaatgggagaaaTCTTTCAAGTGTctataaaagaaacacacaaaacttcTCGTAACTGAAGGGTctcgcttccggtttccagacttgtttttCTATAGTTTACATTAATGAAATCATTGATGCAATAACGAAATACTTAAACAAAGTACCACTGGATTGCATGAGCGTAAAAGCACAATGAtcttcttccaccatacaaatttaaGCCGGCGGACGAATCTTCTTGGCTTCTACCAATGTCGTGTCTGACACGCTCCATGCTGGATCCGGGATGTCTGCTGCTTGACGCTAGAATGACATAACTCGGTTTGGCGATGACCATGCAACCTCCATCCTGAGCGGTCGAGATGACCAAGAGGTACGAACTGTCCCaagaacctaaaaagatggcgaaattgatcttGAAGatctgcccgcaaatattgaagctgtaTTGAAGTGCTTGCATTACTCTACGCATCATATTGGAGGATGCCTCTTTTGTAAGAAAGTTCTGCGAGTTCAAAGAGGAGGGGAAAAGTGGGAATCCTCCAATCCAAaggcattttgcgaaaattcATGATATTCTATTtaaatcaacaataaaataaGAAACTAAAATGAGACCCAcaacaaaataatataaatgaaaatgaagaataaaGGAACAAATGAAATCTTATAGATaaaaactccgccgtagccgctcCTAAGCCTGCTTGTGAAAGGagcgatggatagcttcagtttgaatgCCTGAACGCCACCGCAGCGCCTCagcgggtaggtgaggaaagtgcaggaaattCCCGGTCTTGCAGTTTACTTACTGAGAGGCtaggagaaggagaaatttaacgTCCGCGATGGATATCTGACGGGGGTTGTCTGAGTTGGTGACTGGGCCGGGTTCCTGTAATGGATAACACGGTGTCGAAACCGCCAATTAtcaggcggttcgacgtctagcaGCCATGATAACCAATGGCATGGCTCCGCCTGCTGTAGCTGTTTCGTCGCAATCTGCGGCGGTCACTTTAGACGGTTCGCGGAAGTGTAACGCCAATTTGAACTTCTTTATTATATGCTCCTACTACGGGACAAAAATGGCGGGGTGAGTACAAAATCTTACCGCTGCCtgttgcatcagagattcgtGCAGCATATCGCAGACTAGTATCGCTTTATTActtgacacaatcccggccctCATCAGGgtgcgtgttcgacttgaggtcatcgcggaaactggagACAAAGAGTCGATGGGAGCAGAGGCGTGAGGATTAACATCATCACGTCAcgggtaacagtttcagtactcgccagaGCATTCGTCCGGccgaagtctccgctgagggtataaaattcttggaaatggatcGGTTTGAGTGCAGGTTCTTGTACCTGTACTTTATCTTTAATGATATATACGGCGCATGAACCGAAATATCGTACGCCAGGTATGGTGTatgcttaataataataactgttggcgcaacaatccatattggatcagggccttgaagtgtcttagagcacttcattcaagaccgtagcggtacactacagtacgctgtaggaggcaatatggtcagcattgcgctcacctgagattattatcctgatttgactcaggtactcatttatggTTGAGTccactgatatccgacatccagtcacgattacaaatccctctgccaacagtgagatttgaaccgcgacctttcgctacggcagcccagcgctctaaccacttgagtcatACAGAAGAAATGATTATGATTAAAACAACCGGAAATTGGTgaatcaaatttatttt includes:
- the LOC119648502 gene encoding uncharacterized protein LOC119648502 → MTLKKFKLINECIRFDDKEQRKGIRSRDKLAPIRNVYDKWVNRLKMCYTVGKNVTVDEQLVPFRGRCPFTQYIPSKPHKYGIKIWCLCDASTYYAWNLEVYTGRDRNCKAENRFVTLFSTLHDQKSVANDEQKKPEIIRFYNATKGDVDSLDKLVGTYRCKRKVNRWPLALFCNILDTSAYNSFVIFIHLNADWKYEKKKYRPRLYLVELGKQLVTPYIANRKTRPRTPNANAVIDEIQNISSRSSSPTTSTSAAPTSTTNASRKSNLPNSQKLTHAPSAGKRSRCAHCEYKNNKNLCSNRCDKCITYVCNAHHFKLCTNCIDKL